The following coding sequences lie in one Methanophagales archaeon genomic window:
- a CDS encoding HEPN domain-containing protein, giving the protein MREIKSLVEKAKKYLKSAEILLKEGDYESSVSRTYYAMYVLLCTSDVAHEKSIIFLS; this is encoded by the coding sequence ATGAGAGAGATAAAATCTCTGGTAGAAAAAGCAAAGAAGTACTTAAAGAGTGCTGAAATACTCCTTAAGGAAGGTGATTATGAATCTTCGGTTTCAAGAACATACTATGCGATGTATGTTTTACTGTGCACAAGCGATGTTGCTCACGAAAAATCTATCATTTTCCTCTCATAA
- a CDS encoding acyl-CoA dehydrogenase family protein, which yields MEFELGTREREIQSFTCEFAATEVLPRAAEIDRKGKFPMDIVKRMGKHKLFGIPFPVEYGGLGDNLMCYVLMVEELSKVSASIGFLSSAALISLFPIYFAGSEEQRHRYMKPLCGGEKLGAFALTEPAAGSDPLSMETTAVREGDEYILSGRKTFITNAAVADIYVVFAYTDKSKRRRGISAFIVEKGTEGFSFSKLVEMTGMRGCVVGGLEFHDCRVPTANMLGNEGDGFRIAMATLDRDRIAMGSIGVGIARACIEASKRYARERKQFEQPIANFQAVQFMIADMAMRAEAARLLTYKAAYLADKGERITTKEASMAKLFASETAFQAATNAVQIHGGLGCTRGSLVERLFRDARILSIAVGTSEIQRIVIAREELR from the coding sequence ATGGAATTCGAGTTAGGAACACGGGAGCGAGAAATTCAGAGCTTCACCTGTGAGTTCGCTGCCACAGAGGTGTTGCCACGTGCAGCAGAGATAGACCGGAAGGGGAAATTCCCTATGGATATCGTGAAACGAATGGGAAAGCACAAACTCTTTGGCATTCCATTTCCTGTAGAGTATGGTGGTCTGGGTGATAACCTGATGTGCTATGTATTGATGGTGGAAGAGCTTTCAAAGGTGAGTGCAAGTATCGGATTCCTCAGTTCCGCTGCCCTTATCTCCCTGTTTCCCATCTATTTCGCCGGTTCTGAAGAGCAGAGGCATCGGTACATGAAGCCTTTATGTGGTGGTGAGAAATTGGGCGCTTTTGCACTCACTGAGCCTGCTGCAGGCTCTGACCCACTCTCCATGGAGACAACTGCGGTGCGGGAAGGCGATGAATACATATTAAGTGGCAGGAAGACATTTATCACAAACGCAGCAGTCGCCGATATCTATGTGGTCTTTGCATACACGGATAAGAGCAAGAGGAGGAGAGGAATAAGTGCATTTATCGTGGAGAAGGGCACAGAAGGTTTCTCATTCTCCAAACTCGTGGAGATGACGGGTATGAGAGGCTGCGTGGTTGGTGGGCTTGAATTCCATGATTGCCGCGTTCCCACTGCTAATATGCTCGGCAATGAAGGTGACGGGTTCAGAATTGCAATGGCTACCCTGGACAGGGATAGAATAGCCATGGGCAGTATCGGCGTCGGTATTGCCCGAGCTTGTATTGAAGCTTCTAAACGGTATGCGAGGGAACGCAAGCAGTTTGAGCAGCCAATAGCAAATTTCCAGGCTGTTCAATTCATGATTGCTGATATGGCAATGAGAGCAGAGGCGGCGAGGTTGCTTACCTATAAAGCGGCTTATCTCGCTGATAAAGGCGAGCGCATAACAACAAAAGAAGCATCAATGGCTAAGCTCTTTGCATCTGAAACTGCTTTCCAGGCAGCAACAAACGCCGTACAGATACATGGTGGACTCGGCTGCACGAGGGGGAGTTTAGTGGAGAGGTTATTTCGGGATGCAAGAATACTCAGTATCGCTGTTGGAACCTCGGAGATACAGAGAATAGTAATAGCACGTGAGGAGTTACGGTAA
- a CDS encoding class I SAM-dependent methyltransferase, whose translation MAPHRCGYSGVMAKKRLRIEPFERYGKEYDEWFDEHRSIYEAELRAIRALLPTKRQESKVKSKNRSSSRSIEIGVGSGRFAAPLGITLGIEPAPGMRLLAKARGIEVIGGIAEALPFRDSYFKLVLMVTTICFLDDTEKAFREVYRVLKPYGCFIIAFIDRDSPLGEIYSHKKSDSPFYRVARFYNTREVITLLKDAGFNKEIKSMQTIFRFHTQLEEDKVEEVRQGYGKGSFVVLKVVK comes from the coding sequence ATGGCACCTCATAGGTGCGGGTACAGTGGAGTAATGGCGAAGAAGCGGTTAAGGATAGAGCCTTTTGAGCGGTATGGTAAAGAATATGATGAGTGGTTCGATGAGCACAGGTCTATATATGAAGCCGAACTTCGTGCAATAAGAGCTCTGTTACCCACGAAAAGGCAAGAGAGCAAAGTCAAAAGTAAAAATAGAAGTAGCAGTAGAAGCATAGAGATAGGGGTGGGTAGCGGTCGTTTTGCTGCTCCCTTAGGTATCACACTCGGTATAGAGCCCGCACCTGGGATGAGACTGCTGGCAAAAGCTCGTGGTATTGAGGTAATTGGCGGTATTGCAGAGGCACTCCCGTTCAGGGATTCGTATTTCAAGCTTGTGCTTATGGTTACCACCATTTGTTTTCTCGATGATACAGAGAAGGCATTCAGAGAGGTCTATCGCGTGCTCAAGCCTTATGGTTGCTTCATCATTGCTTTTATAGACCGTGACAGTCCTCTTGGAGAGATATACAGCCATAAGAAGTCAGATAGCCCTTTCTATCGTGTTGCGAGATTTTATAATACGCGTGAGGTGATTACGCTCTTAAAGGATGCGGGCTTCAATAAGGAAATCAAAAGTATGCAGACTATATTCCGTTTCCATACGCAGTTAGAAGAGGATAAGGTGGAGGAAGTGAGGCAGGGCTATGGAAAGGGCTCGTTCGTCGTGTTGAAGGTGGTGAAATGA
- a CDS encoding phosphopantetheine adenylyltransferase, whose translation MMKVVLGGTFDPLHDGHKRLLRKAYELSGDGKGEIVIGITSDRMAEATKTRLVLPYKVRAANIAQYMYLEYQVRIRTVELDNRYGMTLDEDIDYIVISPETYDVALEINELRKERGKEPIKIVKVEHAKAADGKPIASRRIKAGEIDKHGHLL comes from the coding sequence ATGATGAAAGTAGTATTAGGAGGTACCTTTGATCCATTGCATGATGGACATAAGCGATTACTGAGGAAGGCGTATGAGTTGAGTGGTGATGGAAAGGGGGAGATAGTGATAGGTATAACCTCAGACCGGATGGCAGAAGCGACTAAGACACGGCTGGTTCTTCCATATAAGGTAAGAGCTGCGAATATAGCTCAGTACATGTACCTGGAATATCAGGTGAGAATACGAACAGTGGAATTAGATAACAGATACGGCATGACTCTGGATGAGGATATTGATTATATAGTGATATCCCCAGAGACATATGATGTGGCACTGGAGATAAACGAACTGAGGAAAGAGCGAGGTAAGGAGCCGATAAAGATAGTAAAGGTGGAGCATGCAAAGGCAGCAGATGGAAAGCCAATCGCATCGAGGAGGATAAAAGCGGGCGAGATAGATAAACATGGGCACCTGTTGTGA
- a CDS encoding dephospho-CoA kinase has product MTLVAGITGGIASGKSLVLKLFMELGAFGIDCDKLSREAVRPCSKAWWQVVNYFGNEIVGRDLEIDRKRLRDIIIGDKRKREVLEAIIHPEVMAMCRERIEAIKRIEPDALIVVDVPLLIETGLQAEFDTVIVVYVSEAEQIRRVMEREGVDEGEARRLIGLQMPLREKLRFADVVINNEGRIEETAKQVKQVFQSLCPKVREI; this is encoded by the coding sequence TTGACGCTTGTTGCTGGTATAACAGGTGGGATAGCAAGTGGTAAGAGCCTTGTGCTCAAGTTATTCATGGAACTTGGCGCTTTCGGTATTGACTGTGACAAATTGAGCAGGGAAGCGGTGAGACCATGCTCGAAGGCGTGGTGGCAGGTTGTTAACTACTTTGGTAATGAGATAGTCGGGAGGGATCTGGAGATAGACCGGAAGAGGTTGCGTGATATTATAATAGGGGATAAAAGAAAGCGCGAGGTTTTAGAAGCGATAATACACCCGGAAGTGATGGCGATGTGCAGGGAGAGGATAGAGGCGATAAAGAGGATAGAGCCTGACGCGCTCATCGTCGTTGACGTGCCGTTGTTGATAGAGACGGGGCTGCAGGCTGAATTTGATACTGTGATAGTAGTCTATGTGAGTGAAGCGGAGCAGATAAGGAGGGTGATGGAACGTGAGGGAGTGGATGAGGGGGAGGCGAGAAGGTTGATTGGACTGCAAATGCCACTGCGTGAGAAGTTGAGATTCGCCGATGTGGTGATAAATAACGAAGGGCGGATAGAAGAGACTGCGAAGCAGGTGAAGCAGGTGTTTCAATCGCTATGTCCAAAGGTTCGTGAGATATAG
- the trpD gene encoding anthranilate phosphoribosyltransferase, protein MLERYLSKVVDGEDLSAEEAEIAMRAIMEGKPDRIQTAAFLTAMRMKGETEVEIAAFATVMRSMALHINPRVEKKVDVCGTGGDTVKTFNISTTAAFLTACMVPVAKHGNRSVTSKCGSADVLEELGVNLALPPRKIEECIEKIGIGFMFAPVHHQAMKNVVEVRQKLGLRTVFNILGPLTNPAKATHQLIGVYDAAMTEKIAKVLRILGLRKALVVHGEPGVDEVSISGKTKVSQLEDGEIDTYFIRPDDFGLRVASPKEIAGGTREVSAKILRDVLGGREEGAKRDVVLLNAASAIFAAGESETLTDAFEIAREILESGKAEAKLNEFLDFTTQAQGDDISG, encoded by the coding sequence ATGCTTGAGCGATACTTGAGTAAAGTGGTGGACGGGGAGGACCTGAGTGCAGAAGAGGCGGAAATAGCGATGCGGGCTATAATGGAGGGTAAGCCAGATAGAATTCAGACCGCGGCATTCCTTACCGCAATGAGGATGAAGGGCGAGACCGAAGTGGAGATAGCGGCATTCGCCACTGTTATGCGGAGTATGGCACTGCATATAAATCCGAGAGTGGAGAAGAAGGTTGATGTATGTGGTACTGGTGGTGATACAGTAAAGACTTTTAATATATCAACTACCGCGGCATTCCTTACTGCTTGCATGGTACCGGTAGCGAAGCATGGTAACAGGTCAGTGACGTCAAAATGTGGTAGTGCGGATGTTTTAGAGGAATTGGGAGTGAATCTGGCGTTACCACCGCGAAAGATAGAGGAATGTATAGAGAAGATAGGCATTGGATTCATGTTCGCGCCCGTGCACCATCAGGCGATGAAGAATGTGGTGGAAGTGAGGCAGAAGCTTGGGTTGAGAACGGTATTCAATATTCTGGGTCCGTTAACAAATCCCGCAAAAGCCACGCATCAGCTTATAGGGGTTTATGATGCAGCTATGACGGAGAAGATAGCGAAGGTACTTCGCATCCTCGGGCTAAGGAAGGCACTTGTCGTACATGGCGAGCCAGGCGTGGATGAGGTCTCCATCTCCGGAAAGACAAAGGTATCACAATTAGAAGATGGTGAGATAGATACGTACTTCATAAGACCCGATGATTTCGGGTTGCGAGTTGCATCACCGAAAGAGATTGCCGGCGGTACTCGTGAGGTGAGTGCGAAGATACTGCGAGATGTCTTGGGCGGTAGAGAAGAGGGTGCGAAGCGTGACGTCGTTCTATTAAATGCAGCATCAGCGATATTCGCAGCAGGGGAGTCAGAGACTTTAACCGACGCCTTTGAGATAGCCAGAGAGATACTGGAATCAGGCAAAGCGGAAGCGAAACTCAATGAGTTCCTTGATTTCACAACACAGGCACAGGGGGATGATATAAGTGGATGA
- a CDS encoding fumarate hydratase C-terminal domain-containing protein: MKRKLHTPLDETAIKELELRDIVYLSGELYTMRDRAHQRILDYRRAGKAIPIPIERGAVIYHCGPLVRNHEVIAAGPTTSARMETATPELIEALQIRAIIGKGGMGTATRDAMCAHGCVYLAMTGGAAVLAATRIKNIISVYWTDLGMAEAVWHMHVDEFGPLVVGIDARGDSLYEEL; this comes from the coding sequence ATGAAGAGGAAGCTACACACACCTCTGGATGAGACAGCGATAAAGGAATTGGAGCTGCGAGATATTGTATATCTCAGTGGCGAATTATACACGATGAGAGATAGAGCACACCAGCGGATACTGGACTACCGGCGAGCGGGCAAGGCTATACCAATACCAATAGAGCGAGGTGCGGTGATATATCACTGCGGTCCGTTAGTGCGCAATCACGAGGTCATAGCCGCGGGACCCACAACCAGTGCAAGAATGGAGACTGCTACGCCAGAACTGATAGAGGCGCTTCAAATACGTGCTATCATAGGAAAAGGGGGTATGGGAACCGCCACACGGGACGCTATGTGCGCACATGGATGCGTATATCTCGCAATGACCGGTGGCGCGGCAGTCTTAGCCGCTACCCGTATAAAGAACATTATATCTGTATACTGGACAGACCTTGGGATGGCTGAAGCGGTCTGGCATATGCACGTGGATGAGTTTGGTCCTCTGGTGGTGGGCATAGATGCAAGAGGGGATAGCCTGTATGAGGAGTTATAA
- a CDS encoding SagB/ThcOx family dehydrogenase, which yields MERVKLEVPEHKSTISVEEAIAGRKSRRAFKHGVIKNRELALLVWAALKAPSAGATYPLELYLVIGVGAVEHIEPGVYHVENGYLEPHKSDDLRVELATACLRQMFIADASFSIVITAEYERTTRRYGERGIRYVHIEAGHVSQNIYLECEALGLATVAIGAFDDDEVAKVLNLPAVHKPLYVMPIGVKK from the coding sequence ATGGAACGCGTGAAATTGGAAGTACCGGAGCATAAAAGCACTATATCGGTGGAAGAGGCGATAGCGGGGCGTAAGTCACGAAGGGCGTTCAAACATGGTGTGATAAAGAATAGAGAACTCGCGCTTCTCGTATGGGCTGCGTTAAAAGCGCCTTCCGCTGGTGCTACATATCCACTGGAGCTCTACCTTGTGATAGGAGTAGGAGCTGTGGAGCATATAGAGCCGGGAGTATATCACGTAGAGAATGGCTATCTGGAGCCGCATAAGAGCGATGACCTGCGAGTAGAGTTAGCAACCGCTTGCTTGCGGCAGATGTTCATCGCAGATGCTTCGTTCTCTATCGTCATCACTGCGGAATACGAACGTACGACCCGCAGGTATGGCGAGCGGGGGATAAGATATGTGCATATAGAGGCAGGGCATGTATCGCAGAATATATATCTGGAATGTGAGGCTCTGGGTCTGGCTACCGTGGCAATAGGCGCATTTGATGATGACGAAGTTGCAAAGGTTCTGAATCTCCCTGCGGTACATAAACCCTTATACGTGATGCCGATCGGGGTGAAGAAGTAG
- a CDS encoding Lrp/AsnC family transcriptional regulator, protein MDDIDRKILRELQHDSRMSFTRIAQKIGVSTATVSERVKRLMKSGIICGYTTILNTSEMGMVTLIAKIKTRQGYGVEDVGNEIAAMAESCCVHHVTGEFDLVVIAKCTGYDKCGDIIEEIKKIEGVESVDAELVLKTLKEELKVKM, encoded by the coding sequence GTGGATGATATAGATAGGAAGATATTGAGAGAGCTTCAACACGATTCCCGCATGTCCTTCACGAGGATAGCGCAGAAGATAGGGGTGAGCACTGCAACGGTGAGTGAACGAGTGAAGAGGTTAATGAAGAGCGGCATTATATGCGGCTACACAACGATTCTTAACACCTCGGAGATGGGTATGGTCACATTAATAGCGAAGATAAAGACCAGGCAGGGGTATGGTGTAGAAGATGTAGGGAATGAGATAGCGGCAATGGCAGAGAGTTGCTGTGTTCATCACGTTACGGGCGAATTTGACCTGGTTGTAATCGCGAAATGCACAGGTTATGATAAATGTGGAGATATTATAGAGGAGATAAAGAAGATCGAGGGAGTAGAGAGCGTGGATGCGGAACTGGTGTTGAAGACACTTAAAGAAGAACTCAAAGTCAAGATGTAG
- a CDS encoding translation initiation factor IF-2 subunit gamma: MNIGMVGHVDHGKTTLVNALSGEWTDRHSEEIRRGISIRLGYADATFRRCPVCKEPECYTVEEVCKHCGSKTEELRTISFVDSPGHEALMATMLSGAAIMDGAVLLIAATEPCPQPQTKEHLMALSIVGIEKVVIVQNKIDLVSRKGAIDHYLQIKEFIKGTIAEGAPIIPISAQQSVNLDVLIQSIEETIPTPSRPSNEPPLMYIARSFDVNKPGTPIEDIKGGVIGGSLIQGKLRVGDKLEIRPGRMVTSGGRERWVPIETEITSIMAGGELVEEVTPGGLIGVGTKLDPSMTIEDSLAGQCVGLKGTLPPTRDELVLRFHLLERVVGVAKEVETTAIRVGESLMLSVGTAITMGEVKKVTKDILKVELSRPICAKTGARVAIARKISARWHLIGAGTVE; the protein is encoded by the coding sequence GTGAACATAGGAATGGTAGGGCATGTTGACCATGGAAAGACGACCTTAGTGAATGCGCTTTCAGGGGAATGGACGGACAGGCACAGTGAAGAGATAAGGCGCGGGATATCCATAAGGCTTGGTTATGCGGATGCGACCTTCAGGCGATGCCCGGTCTGTAAGGAGCCAGAATGTTACACAGTAGAAGAGGTCTGTAAACACTGTGGTTCGAAGACGGAGGAGCTAAGAACTATCTCCTTTGTTGATTCTCCGGGCCATGAAGCCCTGATGGCAACGATGCTGAGTGGCGCAGCGATTATGGATGGTGCGGTTCTGCTCATAGCAGCTACTGAGCCCTGCCCTCAGCCGCAGACGAAGGAACACCTGATGGCTCTCAGTATTGTCGGCATAGAGAAGGTGGTAATCGTGCAGAATAAAATTGACCTCGTCTCACGAAAGGGAGCGATAGATCACTATTTACAGATAAAAGAGTTTATCAAGGGTACAATTGCGGAGGGAGCACCTATTATTCCAATCTCTGCACAGCAATCGGTAAATCTGGATGTTCTGATACAGAGCATAGAAGAAACGATACCAACACCCTCTCGCCCCTCTAACGAGCCCCCGCTTATGTATATCGCTCGCTCATTTGATGTAAACAAGCCGGGAACGCCGATAGAGGATATAAAAGGTGGTGTGATAGGGGGTTCGCTGATTCAGGGTAAGTTGCGGGTCGGAGATAAGCTTGAGATTCGCCCTGGTCGGATGGTAACTTCAGGTGGTAGAGAGAGGTGGGTACCAATTGAGACAGAGATAACGTCTATAATGGCGGGCGGTGAGCTGGTGGAAGAGGTAACACCCGGAGGACTGATCGGAGTGGGTACGAAATTAGACCCGAGCATGACGATAGAGGACTCACTTGCCGGTCAGTGTGTGGGTTTAAAGGGTACTTTACCTCCCACTCGCGATGAGCTCGTTCTTCGATTCCATTTGCTAGAACGCGTTGTTGGCGTGGCAAAGGAAGTAGAGACAACGGCGATAAGGGTAGGTGAGAGCTTAATGCTCAGTGTTGGTACGGCAATAACAATGGGAGAAGTGAAGAAGGTGACGAAAGATATCCTGAAAGTGGAACTGAGCCGCCCTATATGTGCAAAAACAGGTGCTCGTGTGGCAATTGCGCGAAAGATAAGTGCAAGATGGCACCTCATAGGTGCGGGTACAGTGGAGTAA